CAGGCAATTTTTAGGCGTTATGAAAAAACCTGATGTTGAAAGTATTGAAGGGTTGTCCCCAGCCATAGCTATTGACCAAAAATCCGTTTCTCATAATCCCCGCTCTACGGTAGGCACCGTTACCGAAATTTACGATTTTTTAAGACTTTTATACGCCCGTATTGGGCATCCTCATTGCCCCAA
This portion of the Patescibacteria group bacterium genome encodes:
- a CDS encoding excinuclease ABC subunit UvrA; amino-acid sequence: MDKLIICGAREHNLKNISLTLPKNKLIVFTGVSGSGKSSLAMDTIYAEGQRRYVESLSSYARQFLGVMKKPDVESIEGLSPAIAIDQKSVSHNPRSTVGTVTEIYDFLRLLYARIGHPHCP